In Drosophila teissieri strain GT53w chromosome 2R, Prin_Dtei_1.1, whole genome shotgun sequence, the following proteins share a genomic window:
- the LOC122614113 gene encoding histone-lysine N-methyltransferase SETMAR-like produces the protein MEKSEFRVLIKHYFLRKKSITETKERLDKYYGDSAPSISMVKKWFTEFRCGRTSTSDAERSGRPKEVVMPEIVDKIHGMILDDRRMKVREVAEAVGISTERVHHILHEYLDMKKLSARWVPRLLTHDHKRNRVTISKECLAMFNRNPNEFLRRFVTVDETWIHHTTPETKEQSRQWVSPGERAPKKAKVGLSANKVMATVFWDAQGIIHIDYLEKGKTITGEYYSELLDRFDIDLKQKRPHLAKKKVLFHQDNARVHTCVVSMAKFH, from the coding sequence atggaaaaaagtgaatttcgtgtgctaattaagcattattttttgcgtAAAAAATCCATCACCGAAACCAAGGAAAgacttgataaatattatgggGACTCTGCACCATCAATTTCAATGGTTAAGAAATGGTTTACTGAGTTCCGTTGTGGTCGTACCAGTACAAGTGATGCCGAACGTTCAGGTCGCCCAAAAGAGGTCGTCATGCCAGAAATCGTCGACAAAATCCATGGAATGATATTGGATGATCGGAGAATGAAAGTGCGTGAGGTAGCTGAGGCTGTAGGCATCTCAACTGAACGGGTACATCACATTTTACATGAATATTTGGACATGAAAAAGCTTTCCGCGCGATGGGTGCCGCGATTGCTCACACACGACCATAAGCGCAACCGTGTGACCATTTCAAAGGAGTGTTTGGCGATGTTCAACCGCAATCCAAACGAATTTTTGCGCCGTTTCGTTACCGTAGACGAAACATGGatccaccacaccacaccagagACCAAAGAACAATCAAGACAGTGGGTTTCTCCGGGTGAACGTGCACCAAAGAAGGCCAAGGTGGGTCTGTCGGCCAACAAGGTCATGGCCACAGTTTTTTGGGATGCACAAGGTATCATTCACATCGATTACCTTGAAAAGGGTAAAACGATCACCGGCGAATATTATTCAGAGCTTTTGGACAGATTCGATATTGATTTGAAGCAGAAACGACCGcatttggcgaaaaaaaaagtgctgttccatcaggacaatgcacgggtgcacacgtgtgtagtcagcatggcaaaatttcat